One Procambarus clarkii isolate CNS0578487 chromosome 15, FALCON_Pclarkii_2.0, whole genome shotgun sequence DNA segment encodes these proteins:
- the LOC138364869 gene encoding uncharacterized protein, translating into MDKVQAFVESGKPEDLEGCTRDQLRQIAEKCGIRLKASKVAGMKDEILRQLRARSEAAEQGAQEGAESRKEDDGQDDVRSQGSSRSSKSSRSSRSSRNRSLERFQLELQMQREDKERQFQLEKMKLELQMKNEAEKEKEKTRLEVEKEKTRLEVEKEKTRLEVEKEKTRLEVEKEKAQVEKEKAQVEKEKERTKQMQIEANRTLAEQRIEHGLPESTTQVSHPPDVRVREKDIPLFVPEEAESFFEHFEKVASIKEWPQEEWAQLVQLRLTGAAREAYTQLSLEECQDYATVKSSILRSFQLTSEAYRKRFREMVKVGACTFAETARDLERRFQKWIEAAGVGSYADLKQLMVMEKFLEMMHPETKFKIQEAGIMEVKDAADRADMITEAYKSLRENRVRSEARRRNSRPSGVWGGRNYERPRRVWGEKNFDKWADKSKYPKTQKSRSRTSSESEDGGAKQETNRYPGNQESSRTPQSASSVPGPRNSHASGQSQSYSGTYRRDFSQMRCYNCNGLGHVMRDCRQGKRVVTLAMCDPRGKYTNVFEDKPQRANLVNERYRPFMSKGWISIRDQPEVEVGILRDTGANQSLIARSLIGNDRRLAGRSKMRVYGLLSESDMPVCTVQLRSEYVSAEVMLGVCPDIPVPGVQVILGNDLCGTKVLTRVMAETVPEECPEGHGTGGTPESVNLTDIRGDESGDRQAIENPVSVVRKAEVADKEDAGEDDAVSIQPVEDIDVDIAWLFDEGPAQENEVSVRSKVKMTQPKKTHVKRADLSRAQTAEIESRKANATVLSRNEEGCGQTEDGNRASSGPRAQRHRDSGVKLFEMSRVGMFHRQRGGEIMKKSNSRENERSRDSMCGEMLTSTLGEAKRHVWSSAVGCSTVLEETFRERRRVEGEEMELYRGEKCRKKMMMQAWRNRRKPRTRCKSNRMRSRINETKGRIVGEDEGVKYDDRRRKYNGSRWKCEDDRGGTDSRCLTLDVERRRRGNGGWRQ; encoded by the coding sequence atggataaggtgcaagcatttgtggagtcaggcaagcctgaggacttggaaggttgcacgagggatcaattgagacaaatagcagaaaaatgtggcatcaggttgaaagcatctaaagtagctgggatgaaggatgagatcctgaggcagttgagagccagaagtgaagcggcagaacaaggagcccaggaaggagctgaaagtagaaaggaggatgatgggcaggatgacgtgagatcccagggatcgagtaggagcagcaagagtagccgcagtagcaggagtagccggaataggagcttggagagattccagttagagctccagatgcagcgtgaggacaaggagagacagttccagctggaaaagatgaaattagaactccagatgaaaaatgaagccgagaaggaaaaagagaaaaccaggctggaagtagaaaaagagaaaaccaggctggaagtagaaaaagagaaaaccaggctggaagtagaaaaagagaaaaccaggttggaagtagaaaaagaaaaagcccaggtcgaaaaagaaaaagcccaggtcgaaaaagaaaaagagagaacaaaacaaatgcagatagaagcgaatagaaccttggctgagcagaggattgaacatgggttgccagagagcaccacccaggtatcacacccaccagatgttagggttagggagaaggacattcccttgtttgttcccgaagaggcagagagctttttcgagcactttgaaaaagtagccagcatcaaagagtggccacaggaggaatgggcccagctggtccagttaagattgaccggtgcagccagggaggcatacacccaattgtcactggaagagtgccaggattatgccacagtaaagagcagcatattgcgctcgtttcagttaacctcagaagcttataggaagcgcttcagagagatggtgaaagttggagcatgtacgtttgctgagacagcaagagatctggaaagacgattccagaagtggattgaggctgctggagttggatcttatgctgacctgaagcaactgatggtcatggagaagttcttggagatgatgcatcccgaaacaaagttcaagatccaagaagcagggataatggaggtgaaagatgccgcagatagggcggatatgattactgaagcatacaagagcttaagggagaacagagtgagaagtgaggcgagacgcagaaatagcagacccagtggagtctggggaggaagaaattatgaaagacccagaagagtctggggtgagaaaaattttgataaatgggcagataaaagtaagtaccctaaaactcagaagagtaggtcgcgcacttcgtctgaaagtgaagatggaggagctaaacaagaaactaatcgttatcctggaaatcaagagtccagtagaaccccacagagtgcaagtagtgtacctggcccgaggaattctcatgcgagtggacagagtcagagctactctggtacatatagaagagacttttcccagatgagatgttacaattgtaacggattgggtcacgtgatgcgagattgtcggcagggcaagagagttgtgaccctggccatgtgtgacccccgaggtaaatatactaatgtgttcgaagacaaaccacagagagcgaacttagtgaacgagaggtataggccgttcatgagcaaaggttggatcagtataagagaccaacctgaggtagaagttggtatcttaagagataccggagctaatcagagcttgattgcgagaagcctgattgggaatgatcgacggttagctggcaggagtaagatgagagtatatgggttattgtctgagagtgacatgcccgtatgtactgtccagctaaggtcggaatatgtgtcggcagaggtgatgttgggagtgtgccccgacatacctgttccaggagtccaagtgatcctagggaatgacttgtgcgggacaaaggtgttgacaagagtcatggcggagactgtgccagaggagtgcccagaaggccatggcacgggtgggacgcctgagagtgtgaacctgactgacatccgaggagatgagtcaggagaccgccaagccattgaaaaccctgtctcggtagtgaggaaggcagaggtggccgacaaggaagacgctggagaagatgatgcagtgtcgattcagccggtggaagatatcgacgtagatatagcgtggctatttgatgaaggtccagcccaggaaaatgaagtctcggtgaggtcaaaagtgaagatgacccagccgaagaaaactcatgtgaagagagcggacctgagtagagcccagactgctgaaattgagagtcggaaggcgaatgcaactgtgctgagtaggaatgaggaaggatgtggacagactgaagacgggaatagagcgtcaagtggtccacgagcacagaggcatagggatagtggagttaagttgtttgagatgtcaagagttggcatgtttcacagacaacgtggaggagaaataatgaagaagagtaatagccgagaaaatgagaggagtagagacagtatgtgtggagagatgcttacgagcactttgggagaggcaaagcgacatgtatggtcgagtgctgttggatgtagtacagtgcttgaagaaacttttagggaacgaagaagagtcgaaggagaagaaatggagttgtatagaggtgagaagtgcagGAAgaagatgatgatgcaagcatggaggaatagaagaaagccgaggactcgatgtaagtcaaacaggatgaggtctcggataaatgagacgaaagggaggatagtcggtgaagacgagggagtgaagtatgatgacaggagacgaaagtataatggcagtagatggaagtgtgaagacgacagaggaggtacagacagcagatgtctgactctggacgtggagagaagaagacgaggaaacggagggtggagacaataa